One Setaria italica strain Yugu1 chromosome II, Setaria_italica_v2.0, whole genome shotgun sequence DNA segment encodes these proteins:
- the LOC101763849 gene encoding 60S ribosomal protein L4-1: MVAFSRPLVSVKALEGDMATDATGLPYPAVFSAPIRPDVVTFTHKLLSCNKRQPYAVSRRAGHQTSAESWGTGRAVSRIPRVPGGGTHRAGQGAFGNMCRGGRMFAPTKIWRKWHRRVNVNLRRVAVASALAATAVPALVQARGHRIETVPELPLVISDSAESIEKTSQALKILKQVGAYADVEKAKDSVGIRPGKGKMRNRRYINRKGPLIVYGTEGSKIVKAFRNLPGVDVANVERLNLLDLAPGGHLGRFVIWTESAFKKLEEVYGTFDTPSQKKKGFVLPRPKMANADLGRIINSDEVQSVVKPLNKEVKRREKRKNPLKNMAAVLKLNPYLGTARKMATLAEAARVKARKEKLESKRTKLSPEEAAKVKAAGKAWHRTMISDSDYTEFENFSKWLGVTQ; encoded by the exons atggtcgcCTTCAGCCGCCCCCTCGTCTCCGTGAAGGCCCTGGAGGGCGACATGGCCACCGATGCCACGGGCCTCCCTTACCCGGCGGTCTTCAGCGCGCCGATCCGCCCCGACGTCGTCACCTTCACCCACAAGCTGCTGTCCTGCAACAAGCGCCAGCCCTACGCCGTCTCCCGACGCGCCGGCCACCAGACCTCCGCGGAGTCCTGGGGTACCGGGCGCGCGGTGTCCCGTATCCCCCgtgtccccggcggcggcacccaccGCGCCGGCCAGGGAGCCTTCGGCAACATGTGCCGCGGCGGGCGGATGTTCGCGCCCACCAAGATCTGGCGCAAGTGGCACCGCCGCGTCAACGTCAAcctccgccgcgtcgccgtcgcctcggcgctcgccgccaccgccgtcccggCCCTCGTCCAGGCGCGCGGCCACCGTATCGAGACCGTCCCCGAGCTGCCCCTGGTCATCTCCGACTCCGCTGAGTCCATCGAGAAGACCTCCCAGGCGCTCAAGATCCTCAAGCAGGTTGGCGCCTACGCCGACGTCGAGAAGGCCAAGGACTCTGTCGGCATCCGCCCCGGCAAAGGTAAGATGCGCAACCGCCGCTACATCAACCGCAAGGGCCCGCTCATCGTCTACGGCACCGAGGGCTCCAAGATTGTCAAGGCCTTCCGCAACCTCCCCGGTGTGGATGTCGCCAACGTCGAGCGCCTCAACCTGCTCGACCTCGCCCCTGGTGGCCACCTCGGGCGCTTTGTGATCTGGACCGAGAGTGCCTTCAAGAAGCTTGAGGAGGTGTATGGAACATTTGACACCCCGtcacagaagaagaagggcttCGTGCTGCCAAGGCCCAAGATGGCCAACGCTGACCTAGGCAGAATCATCAACTCTGACGAGGTCCAGTCTGTGGTGAAGCCACTCAACAAGGAGGTGAAGCGcagggagaagaggaagaaccCGCTGAAGAACATGGCTGCTGTGCTCAAGCTCAACCCCTACCTCGGCACTGCCCGCAAGATGGCTACCCTCGCTGAGGCTGCCCGCGTCAAGGCAAGGAAAGAGAAGCTCGAATCCAAGAGGACCAAGCTTAGCCCG GAGGAGGCTGCCAAGGTCAAGGCTGCTGGAAAGGCATGGCACAGGACCATGATCTCAGACAGCGACTACACCGAGTTTGAGAACTTCTCAAAGTGGCTCGGCGTGACTCAGTGA